The following coding sequences lie in one Arachis ipaensis cultivar K30076 chromosome B03, Araip1.1, whole genome shotgun sequence genomic window:
- the LOC107628761 gene encoding thaumatin-like protein 1b gives MDLFSSSHSTLIIFLLLTLTPQQGTVMGATFTFVNRCDYTVWPGILANAGSPALDSTGFELPKATSRTFQAPTGWSGRFWGRTGCNFDGSGSGSCLTGDCGSGQMECNGAGAAPPATLAEFTLGTGGQDFYDVSLVDGYNLPMIVEGTGGSGQCASTGCTSDLNQQCPSELKALDGSACKSACEAFGSPEYCCSGAYGSPSTCRPSIYSEMFKAACPRSYSYAYDDATSTFTCTGADYTVTFCPSSPSQKSSRDTTPTIGSGIGTPMTPTTPMASGTGIGTQTGTGTGIGTGSTGSQEGAGFAYTGAGVGVDPGLGYSSSVTGSGSGSGSGEAMLADGSYLAGLAMGDSPRSTTFSSAFLYPASFFLILSCYFL, from the exons ATGGATCTCTTCTCTTCCTCCCACTCCACTCTCATTATCTTCTTACTCCTCACACTCACACCTCAACAAG GTACTGTTATGGGTGCTACCTTCACATTCGTCAACAGGTGCGACTACACTGTCTGGCCCGGCATTCTCGCAAATGCCGGTAGCCCAGCACTCGACAGCACCGGTTTCGAGCTTCCAAAGGCCACTTCTAGAACCTTCCAAGCTCCCACCGGTTGGTCCGGTCGCTTCTGGGGCAGAACTGGCTGCAACTTCGACGGATCCGGCTCCGGTTCATGCCTCACCGGAGACTGCGGCTCCGGCCAAATGGAGTGCAACGGCGCCGGTGCAGCCCCTCCCGCCACCCTCGCCGAGTTCACCCTCGGCACCGGCGGTCAGGACTTCTATGACGTGAGCCTGGTGGACGGTTACAACCTTCCGATGATCGTTGAAGGCACTGGCGGGTCGGGGCAGTGCGCGTCGACGGGTTGCACTTCGGATCTGAACCAGCAGTGCCCTTCGGAGCTTAAAGCGTTGGATGGAAGCGCGTGTAAGAGCGCGTGTGAGGCTTTTGGGAGCCCTGAGTACTGTTGCAGTGGCGCGTATGGGTCACCTTCCACTTGTAGGCCTTCTATTTACTCGGAGATGTTCAAGGCTGCTTGCCCTCGATCGTATAGCTACGCATACGATGATGCTACGAGTACTTTTACGTGTACGGGTGCTGATTATACGGTTACCTTTTGTCCATCCTCTCCAAG TCAGAAATCTTCAAGAGACACAACACCAACAATAGGGTCAGGCATAGGAACACCAATGACACCAACAACGCCCATGGCTTCAGGAACTGGGATTGGAACACAAACAGGAACCGGAACTGGAATCGGAACCGGATCAACAGGTTCCCAAGAAGGTGCAGGTTTTGCATACACCGGTGCTGGTGTTGGTGTTGACCCTGGCCTTGGTTATTCATCATCAGTTACTGGTTCTGGTTCGGGTTCAGGTTCCGGCGAAGCCATGCTTGCAGATGGTTCATATTTAGCTGGTTTAGCCATGGGAGACTCACCTAGGAGTACAACATTTTCCTCTGCTTTTCTCTATCCTGCAAGCTTTTTTCTTATTCtatcttgttatttcctttag